Proteins encoded together in one Quercus lobata isolate SW786 chromosome 3, ValleyOak3.0 Primary Assembly, whole genome shotgun sequence window:
- the LOC115982011 gene encoding protein KRI1 homolog, with the protein MGLKKLFEGSDSENDDVSKISNIEVDEQYAKRYEHNKKRVALERLHELEKKGLIQSSDSSVSESDDDDDDFINSSKRDREFFDMLIKVKKQDPMIINEDVKFFESEESECDDDKNNNYKKKKAMYLKDVVAKQLIEEGPEFEEEDGEMEKKKSYEEEQEEIRRDFLKAAEAAEREEVGEEQLLRMKENGDQDKEEEESGEFVRKLDEYFGGDEEVEDEGNKFLKEFFRSRMWMGKEGKSREVREEELEHISEDEREIERQEEYEFRFQENVGDRVMGHSRKVEGSVRKKANARKDQRMSKKERMETARVEREEELKHLKNLKKEEMDEKVRMIMRTAGIREDEVMALSRKELEEEFDPEEYDRIMEKAFGEEYYANDDMDPKFGSGGDDDEDGGEIEKPNFEEDDFLGLPKGLDECGSGDGFWSMRERVLKSKAENANENVQEEEEEEEEEEEAKKEKVEEGKRKRKRMRKSIALLEKAKEAMMEEYYKLDYEDTIGDLKTRFKYAKIKPNRFGLSPAELLLMNEKELNQYVSLKKIVPYREEWKLNEQKRYQLKMRTKELLRRGQVYDQKVGEKKRTKDKAEKSTSSMGTMETGKVKSVRSNGDMSNSSRKAKRKRHQAEVKLSLSRLLAYGKIPSKSKSKVKH; encoded by the coding sequence ATGCCAAGAGGTATGAGCACAACAAGAAGCGTGTGGCCCTTGAGCGCCTCCATGAGCTCGAGAAGAAAGGCCTCATCCAATCCTCCGACTCTTCTGTCTCCGAATCAGATGATGATGACGACGATTTCATCAATTCCAgcaagagagatagagaattCTTTGACATGCTGATCAAGGTCAAGAAGCAAGACCCTATGATCATAAACGAAGACGTCAAGTTCTTCGAATCTGAAGAATCAGAATGTGATGATgataagaataataattataaaaaaaagaaggcaatgTATTTGAAAGATGTGGTGGCAAAGCAATTGATAGAGGAGGGTCCAGAGTTTGAAGAAGAGGATGGTGAgatggagaaaaagaagagttaTGAGGAGGAGCAAGAGGAGATAAGGAGAGACTTTTTGAAAGCAGCAGAGGCAGCAGAGAGAGAGGAAGTTGGAGAAGAGCAGTTATTGAGAATGAAGGAGAATGGTGATCAGGATAAGGAGGAAGAGGAGAGTGGCGAGTTTGTGAGGAAATTGGATGAGTATTTTGGAGGTGATGAGGAAGTGGAGGATGAGGGGAACAAGTTCTTGAAGGAGTTTTTTCGGAGTAGGATGTGGATGGGTAAGGAAGGGAAGAGTAGGGAGGTCAGGGAGGAGGAGTTGGAGCACATTTCAGAGGATGAGAGGGAGATAGAGAGACAGGAGGAGTATGAGTTTAGGTTTCAAGAGAATGTTGGGGATAGGGTGATGGGGCATTCAAGGAAGGTAGAGGGGTCAGTTAGGAAGAAGGCAAATGCAAGAAAGGACCAGAGGATGAGTAAGAAGGAGAGGATGGAGACAGCAAGGGTAGAAAGGGAGGAAGAGTTGAAACATTTGAAGAATTTAAAGAAGGAAGAGATGGATGAGAAGGTGAGGATGATAATGAGGACAGCAGGGATTAGGGAGGATGAGGTTATGGCGTTGAGTAGGAAGGAGTTGGAGGAGGAGTTTGATCCGGAGGAGTATGATAGGATCATGGAGAAGGCGTTTGGGGAGGAGTATTATGCAAATGATGACATGGACCCAAAGTTTGGAAGTGGTGGGGATGACGATGAAGATGGGGGTGAGATTGAGAAGCCAAATTTTGAGGAGGATGATTTTCTTGGGCTTCCAAAAGGTTTGGATGAGTGTGGGTCTGGTGATGGGTTTTGGTCTATGAGGGAAAGGGTTTTGAAGAGTAAGGCAGAAAATGCTAATGAAAATgtccaagaagaagaagaagaagaagaggaggaggaggaggcgAAGAAAGAGAAAGTTGAGGAAGGTAAGCGGAAGAGGAAGCGGATGCGTAAAAGCATTGCTCTTTTGGAGAAAGCTAAAGAGGCGATGATGGAGGAGTATTATAAGTTGGATTATGAGGATACAATTGGAGACTTAAAGACAAGGTTCAAGTATGCGAAAATAAAACCCAATAGATTTGGATTGAGTCCAGCAGAGTTGTTGTTGATGAATGAGAAGGAGTTAAATCAGTatgtttctttgaaaaaaattgttcctTATAGGGAGGAGTGGAAgttaaatgagcaaaagagaTACCAACTAAAAATGAGGACTAAAGAACTTCTCCGACGTGGGCAAGTGTATGACCAGAAGGTTGGTGAGAAGAAGAGGACAAAGGATAAAGCAGAAAAATCAACTTCATCGATGGGTACCATGGAAACTGGGAAAGTAAAATCTGTGAGATCGAATGGTGATATGAGCAATTCATCCAGGAAAGCTAAGAGAAAACGACACCAAGCTGAAGTTAAACTATCGCTTTCAAGGCTTCTCGCATATGGAAAGATACCTTCTAAATCTAAAAGTAAAGTGAAGCACTGA